GCCGCGCGGCACCTGGTTGTGCTGTACAACTTAGGCTTTGGAGAGGACAACGATGGCGAAGAAGAAAAAAGCGGCGGCGTCAAAAGCTTGGTTCAAACCTCGGTTCACAGGTCAACGGCTCTGCTTTACTGGCAAGCCTGGCGGCTACGGCGACTCTCGAGCGGATTTCGAATCATGGGCTCGTGATGAAGGCGCCGAGATCGAAAAGACCATCAACGATAAAGTTGACCAGCTAGTCGTGCTAGAAAAAGGCGCGACCGCCGGGACCGTCAAAAAAGCGGCTGCCCTGAATAACAAGGGCGCGGCGATCGTCACCATCAGCGAATCTGACTTTCGCGAAGCGTTCGTTCCTGACGAAGACGAAATCGTTGCACTCGTCGCCGCCGGTGACCTAGGTCGCCAGCGATTGCAGGAATTGTTTCAACGCAGCCATAGCTATTATTATGGGAAAGGCGAATCGATCGACCTGACATCGACCAATCTTCGTGGTGCAGACCTTGTCGACTTAAACCTTCGCCCAGTCAAGCTTGATGGGGCCGACTTGCGTGAGTCGCATCTCAAAACGCTCGAAACGGGTATTCTTCGCAGTGTTCGCATGGACAAAGCACATGGCGAGCACTTTCGACCATCCGGGATGACGAACTGCTCCTGCAAAGCCGCGAATCTGCCACATATGTTCGTCGGATACCAAACCTACGGCAACAAACAAGATCTCAGTGACTGTGATTTCACAGGCGCGAATCTGGACGACTCCTACTTTGGCTACGTTAAAGTCATCCGCACGACCTTCAAAAGGGCCATCCTGACGGAAGCAGACTTCCCAAGCGCCAGCCTTACCGAAGTCGACTTCACCTCGGCTGACCTCAGCCAATCCGAACTTACGAATGTCACAATCAAAGATTCAGCTTTTACCCGCGCAAAGCTGTGCCAGGTAAAGCTCTCACATTCGACGCTTACCAATGTCAATTGCCGCAATGCCGATTTTACGGGTGCCAGCCTGAACGGAACCGTCTTCAAAGACGTGGATCTGACCGGTGCAAAGTTTGGCGACACATTGTTATTTGGCACCAAGTTCGAAGGCACCACCGACATTTCGAAAGCCAAGGGACTGCAACTGCCAACGATAACCGCAGTCAAAACCGGCAAGGCATGTCGTGACCTCTCGGCGATCGTCAATAAAGCGGATGCGATTTCGATCACCGGTGCGGTTCAATTGAAAAGCGGCGTCGTTCAAATTGAAATCGACAAAGGCAATTACTATCGGTCGGACTTCGTTTCCAAATTCTCTATCGAGATCGACGGTTCGACGATTAGCGATACCACCTATCTCAAAACCTTTACGAATGCTTTGAAGCACGCGGGTGAGAACTGGGGACATGGCGAACTGAGGTTCGAAACCATCAAAGTCAAGTCTTCCAAAAGTGCTGTGAAAGGCAAAGCATTGCAGGAAGCTGTCATCGCAGCACTCGCCGAAGTGTTTGATACCGATATCCCTTCCGATGACGACCTCAAAGCAGCAAAGAAAAAGTCGCAGGCCAAGTCAGATCAGATCAAGCAGGACTTGCTCGATGAAATCCGTGGCGGCAAAGCCGGTGTCGCAGCATTCAACGCCCGCGACAATCAAGTTCTTGTCGACAAGAAACAAAACCAGCTTCGGAATGAAGACTTCTCATCGGCAAAGCTAGCCGGATTATCGGCCGAAAGCTTTGATTTTCAAGGAAGCAAATTCAATTCAGCAGCCCTACGCAAAGCAGATCTGCAGTGGGCGAAGCTGAAGAAAACCGATTTCAGTGCTGCTGACCTGCGAGATGCAAACTTGAAAGGTGCCGTCGCAACCGAAGCGACCTTCAGTCTTGCAAAACTGCAGAAAGCAAATCTCGAGTGGTGCACGCTCGACAAAGCTAACTTTGAAGGCGCCGATCTCACCGGAGCAAACTTGGCGGACGCTAGCTTGAAGGGCACTCAGTTTGCCAATGCCAAACTTAAAGATGTGACTTGGGAAGACAATGTCTTTGACGAAAAGACAGCCTTCCCCAATGGTTTTGAAATCCCTGAGACATTGAAGTTTGCCGGTATCGGCATTGACCCGCGCATTGCCGAAGCGTTGCCGTCAATCGATGAAGAAGTCATCGACTTTGATAGTTTCATGGATCGGTTGAAGCTGACGGTTGACAAATCCCGTTTGTCCAAATCCATGAAAATGCTCAAGGCGGATCGCTTTGAATTGTTTTCTGAAGTCTCCGATGAAGCATTTCGTGGTGTCGTCAAAAGCCAAACCGATGCCTCGCTCGTCTATTCATGCCAACTGACGTCGGCAGGCGAATTCACCTGTTGCACACAAAACCTAAACCCTTGCGGCGGGCTGCGTGGTGCGTTGTGCAAACACCTGTTGGTTCTAATCGTTGGCTTGACCAAAGGTGGAATGCTTGATGCAAATAAAGCGGCAACATGGGCGCATACCAGCTTGGGTAAAAAACCCGAGCTAGACAAAGACCAAATGTCGGAGGTCTTGCTAAAGTACAAAGGTGCCGAGGCGGGAGAAGTCGACTGGCGTCCGATGGAAACGATCCCCGAAGATTACTATGCGTTCTAATTGATGTCAGAAGTCGACGAAATCGTGCAAACGATCAGCCACCTCCAGCGGCTGTTCGAAGATTTGGCCATTCGCGGGTTGCGGACTTGTGGTGCCGAACACTTAACAGTTCTTCGAAATCTATGCGATGAGCTAAACGGGATCGGCGCGAAGTACCTGGGCAACAGTATCGATGAATTGATTCGATCGATCGAAAACGACGATCGTGCCGCTGCGTCAAAGCTATTGCGTGCCCAATCGACCCTTCGTACGTTCGAGCGAGTCCTTACACTACAAGTTGCTCAGCAGTTACTCGTCAGCAGCACTGTTTCAAATCAGCACTGCTAATCAGTAGCGGAGAGCAAGTCGAGTCATGAGCAAAAAGAAGAAAGGCAAAAAGCACCTCTTGTCCGGCAAGACTGTTGCCTTCTTTGGACAGTTTTCTGACTGGCCCAGATACCATGGTGGCAGCCCTTGCGAAGTTGTCAAACGCCTCGGTGCATCCGTCTGCACGGACGTCGACAGCTCATTGGACTTTCTTGTCATCGGCGACGGACGTCAAAAAGGTCGAGCAACGGCGATTCGCAAAGCGATCAAACTAAATTCCAAGGACGAAGGCAGTATCGAAATCCTTGATGAGCCTGCGTTTCGCGATCTCGTCCGCTTGGACATGGCCGAAAAACGTTTTGCATTTTGTGGCGGTTTCGATTGCTGTCCACAAGACTTCGACGCAAAGCTGCTTTCCCAGATGGTCGAAGCGGTTGGTGCGATCGTCCAGCCAGAAATCGATGAATCGCTTGACTATCTTGTCGTTGGCAACCGTCGCGCCAAAGGGAAATCCGCCGCACAGCGTGCGGCGACAGAACTTAAAGACGCAGGAGCATCGATTGCCATTATCGATGAAGAAGGATTCTTGGAACTGGTGCGACAAGAGATGCCCAAAGAATCGGACGAGATGTCCTTCCCGACGTTCGTTGGCAATCTCTACAGTGTTGTCAACGAAAAGAAGATCCAACGTGCAATGAAGATGTTGCAGTCGGAGAGCTTTCAGCTGTACTCGATCCTTGACGATCATCATCTAATCGGAGTCGTCAAAAGTCAGACGAGGGACGACATCGTCTATGTTCCGTACTTGGAAAACAATGGGCGGTACGGATGTACGACGACCGATCTGTCAGACTGCATGGGACTACAGGGAAGTCCCTGCAAACATCTTCTTGTACTGATGATCGGCTTGGTTCAAGCGGGTGAATTCGATTCAAAGTTGGCTTGGACATGGATTCGCGATGCCGGGAGACGCAGTCCCAAACGCGATCTCGAGTTCACGACAAAAATTTTGCTGCAATACAAAGGTGTCGTCGCCGGTGAAGTCGATTGGCGACCGACCGAAACGATTCCCGAAGATTACTATTCGTTGTAGCGACCGACGGAATCATGAAGCTGCCCCAAGATGATCGCCAAAAACTGCTACGACTCCTCGATGACGTAGCTAGTTCGATCGAAGAATTGCTGTTGACCGGACTGACAACGGCATCGAAGTCAACGCGTCAAACGCTTGATGTCTCGTTCCGCGAAGCGTCACGGATGCGATTGCTGCGACTGGGATCGACGCTGCGTGCTTCCAACGAAGAACTTGGCCGATTCACCGATAAAGACCCTCGTTTTTCAGCCAAACGTCTGACGTTTTTCTTGAATCGTGCCTGGATGTTGTGCCGCGGTCTTTCGCATGCTCTTGCTGAAAACGACGAAGACGAGTTTGACCGTTTACTCTGGGTACCTGCGACCGAACCGGTAAAGAAGCTGGAACTGGTCACGGTGGGTGTCTCGAAGAAAGAAGTCCAAAACGCCTACTGTGCCTTCGAGTTTCGTTTTCGAACGCTCTCCAAATCCGGCAAGCGGATCCCCAAGCATTATCGCTTAGTTTGGTCCTGCATTTTCCCAATCAAGCCCGGAACCGAGATCCCTGCCGAAGGCTTCTTGCATTTGCCCCAGCGGCAAAAGTTCAAAGCAAGCGACCTCATGGAAGGCAACAAGATCACGATTCAAAACTGTGCAGTCGCCGTTGACGATTTCGGAGGTGGACGGATCAGCCTGAACGAAAAGAGCACCGTCGAAACTGGCGAAGCATTTACCGATTGGGAGTCGCTTTTCCATTGGGATCTGGAATCAGCCATCAAACGCATTGAACAACATGAGACCAGCCCATTCGATCTAGACATCGAAATGCAAGAAGAAGTCATGTTCGATCAATGGACGATGGAAGCGAAAATCGATCAAGGTCGTGAGGGACAAAACGTCTACCCACTGTCCGCCAACGGCTTGCACCTCGACGCTGTCGTCTCGCAAGCGAACGAAGGCAAAGCCCTTCGAAAGAAACTCGATGGCTACCGAAAAAAGAAAACCAGACCAACGATCTTTGGGCTAATGCACTATGAAATGTGCCGACTGATCTTTCAACCACTCACCGTGTTCGAACCGGACGGCCCGGTCCATCTGATGATTTCTGAAGATAAAATCGATCGCGCCGCATTGCTACAAACACTGAAGTTCACTTGACGCTAGAGCCATGGCAAAGAAAAAGACTGTAAAGAAGAAGGCCGCATCACGAAGCGGTACAACACAGCCTGCGAAGTCAACCGAACAAGTTCGTGAACCTGCCGAAGTTCGCTATGCGGATCAGATCGAATCCCTCATTCAAAATGATCAGACGACACCGCCAAGGGCCTGGCGACTATCACCGCGTGCTGTCCTCGATTACATCGTTGGTGGTAAAACGCTAAAAGCGACCATCAATGGCAAGTCGCAGCAGGTCGAAATCACGCGGAAGTTCTTCGGCGACGATTCGATCGTTGAACGGGCGATCGTCACACTGGCTTCGGAAAGGGCGCTGCTTTTAGTCGGCGAGCCAGGAACCGGAAAAAGCTGGCTTTCGGAACACTTGGCTGCCGCGATCAGTGGCAATTCGACACTGACCATACAAGGGACCGCCGGAACCACCGAGGAGCATATCAAGTACTCCTGGAACATCGCACGTGTGATTGCCGAAGGCCCTACGCCCAATAACTTGATCCCATCACCGACCATGGTGGCGATGCACTCCGGCGGTTTGCTCCGTTTCGAAGAAGTCACCCGTTGTGTACCGGATGTGCAGGATTCCCTCGTTTCGATCCTTTCGGACAAAGCGATCGCGGTACCGGAATTGCCGGATGCGAATATGGTTTGGGCCAAACCCGGCTTTAACGTCATCGCAACGGCCAACTCACGTGACCAAGGTGTGAACGAATTGTCTGCGGCGCTAAAGCGTCGTTTCAATTACATCCACATTCCGATCGTCGCCGATCAGAAAACCGAAGTCGAGATCGTCCAACAGCGTTCGGCAGAATTGATTCAGCAGTACGAACTGCCCGTCCAAATCAGTCCACCCATTATCAAAATGCTGGCGACGGTCTTCCGTGAAATCCGCAACGGAAAATCATCCGAAGGTGTCAGCGTCAAACAGCCCACCACCACCCTTTCGACGGCCGAAGCGATCGGATGCGCACTTGACGCCGCATTGCACGCCAGGTTCTTTGGCTCAGGCAAAGTGAACCCCGGCGACATCGCCCGAAACATGATCGGGTCGATTGTCAAAGAAGACACCGCCGACTTAGCCGTTCTGAAGGAGTACGTCACGATCGTTGCTAAAAAACGTGCGCGTAGTGACAAGGCTTGGCAAGAATTTCATGACGCGATCGTTTCGCAGCTGAACTAATTCGCAACGCAATTTGTCTCGATCAGTTGCCTGTTTGCTCACGAGACAACCGAAACAAAGGTTTCTTATGTCGATCAGCGAATTTGAATCTGCTGCCGATCAGATCGAAGTCGATGTCCAGGCCGTAGCAAGGCTTGTCGATTCGGTACTTTCCGCAGATCTCTATTGGTTTCCGGTTCGTCACCATTCGCCATCGGTCGCGAAGCACCTGGAGATGGCGATCCATGCGCGAAAGCCAAAGTTGATCTTCATCGAAGGTCCTGCCGAAGCCAACTCGCTGATTCCTTTCATAGTCGATAGCCAATCAAAACCGCCGATCGCGATTTATTCGTCCTATCGCGATGACGATAACGTGCTCGGTTTGGCCGGAGTCGCTAGCCCGGCCGAGGACATCCCGCCTCGGTTTTCGTGCTGGTACCCGCTGCTCAGCTATTCGCCCGAGTACGTCGCGATGTTGGCCGCGAAAAAGGTCGGTGCTGAAGTCCGCTTCATGGACCTGCCACACCATGCATTGTTGACTCCAGCGGATCAATTCATTGAACATCCGCAGGAACCTGTCGAACAAGAAGCTGACGAATCAAAGCCAGTGATTCCAAAGCAGGTGATCCAACGGGAAGACGAAAGCCTCTTTGTCGAAAGCAGCTTCTATCAGCAACTCGCAAAAGCGGCGGGCTACAAAACATGGGCCGAAGCCTGGGATACGCTATTCGAATCGCGTGATTGGAAAGATGACGTCGAAGCGTTCCGACTTGAGATGGCGACGTTTTGTGCAGCCGTGCGATCGACGACGAGTCCCGATCGCATCGCCACGGACGGAACCTTGCCACGCGAACGATTCATGATGCAAACGATTCGTGAAACCTTAAAAAGCCAAAAGCTGAAACCTCGCGACGCGATGGTGGTCTGTGGTGGATTCCACCTTTTCCTCGACCAAAATGATGATCAACCACCACCGGTCCAACCCGAAGGCACTCTTTACAGCACAGTCGTTCCATATTCGTTTTTTCGTGTATCCGAATTGTCCGGATACGCCGCAGGCAACCGAGCACCCCAGTTTTATCAGTCGATGTGGGAACTGACGAAGTCGGAACAACTCGATGACCTGCTTGCACAGTATGTCGTCGCGGTCCTCAACCGGGCTCGCCGCAGTGGCGAAAGCGTTTCTTCGGCCGACGCAATTTCGGTAAGCCAGCATGCGCGGATGCTGGCACAGCTTCGCGGCCGTCCAGTTCCCATTCTCGATGACATCCAAGACGCATTGGTGACGTGTTGTTGCAAAGGCAATCCGCAAGATGAAGGGACGCAGCTTTTAAAGGCGATCGACTTCGTCAACATCGGAACCAAGGTTGGGCGGGTCACGGCAAAGCTAGGTCGATTGCCGATCGTCAATGACTTTTACAGTCAGATCGATGACCTGCAGCTCGACGAAGTGATGGGAAAAGAGAAACAGCTCACCGTTTCGCTGGATAAACGTGACAAGCAAGACGAACGACGAAGTGTATTGCTGCATCGACTGTGTTTTCTAGAGATCCCACTTGTCAAACAGATCGATGCCCCGAATACGGAATTTGCGACAGGCACACTTTTTAAAGAAAGGTGGTCGCTGAAATGGAATCCAAAGGTCGAACCGACGTTGGTCGAACAAAACCTTTATGGAGATTCGATCGAAGCGGCCGTATTGGCGAAATTGCATGAAGAAGTCGCACGCGATGAAGGCCATGCGGGGCGAACTTGTGGCCATCTCCGTCGATCGATCGAGATGGATTTACCCAACTTGGTCGCTGAAGTGCAGGTCGCTTGCGGTGACGCAATCGATTCGGATTCTCGCTTTGTTTCGTTGACAACGGCGCTCGGCCACCTGCTTGTCATTGATCGCTTTGCAACCTATCGAAACCTCCGACGTGATGAACTGCAGGAACTGATAGTCCTGGCATTTGACCGTGCTTGCTTCTCAATCACGGACGTCTGCAACGTTCCGGAAGATCAACAACCACCAGTCATTGATGCGTTGCTCTCGTTAGCCGACATCATGCTGAAGAGCGAAGGAGATCAATTCAGTCGTGATCTTTTCGCAGAAAACGTCCGCAGTGCCGCAGAAGAATCGACGGTCCCATTCTTAAGAGGTGCCTTTCTGGGGATGCTGACGGAGATCCGTTCGCTACCCGCCCAAGAACTCGCCAATGAGATTTCTGCGTACGCCTCAGCGGCCCCTGAGCAGATGATACACGCAGGCGACTTCCTTGACGGAGTGATGAGTGTTTCTCGGACTTCGATCATGCTCGGCGCGGACTCGTTGGTTTCTTCGATAGACGACTTGCTAAAAGCCGCTGACTGGGACACGTTCTTGATCATGATTCCAAAAATGCGTGCCGCATTCGAAAGACTGCATCCGGCACAGACCGACACATTGGCGCTTCGCGTCGCCACCTCCTACGGACTCGCCGAAGAAGCATCTTCGTTGACGGAACTGAACACTTCGCTCGAAGCGGCGGCGTTGATCGCAAGCATCGATTCCGAGGTAGCAAAGATCATGACCCGTTGGAACTTCTAAGCATCGGAATTGGAGCACTGAAATTTCAATGAGTATCAACCCAGACGATCACCATACGCTGGCACGTTGGCGGCTCGTACTCGGACGCGCCGCCGAGTCTCATTCGATCACGTGCGAGGGAGACGATCAGTGCGCGAGGATTGAGCAGCTTGTCGGTTTTCTATTTGACGAGCCTTCAGATCCTGCTCAATCCCGCGGTCGTTCAAAGACTCGGCAGGGAGGACTCGGCAAAGGCCGTGCTTTGACCGTTCCCGAATGGGTCGACCACGTCGCCGAACTGTTTCCCCACAGTGCAAAAGAGATCCTTGAAAAAGAGTTGGTACAACGACGTGGGATCTCAGAACTACTCGATCAACCAAAACTATTGGAAAAGATCGAACCGAATATGGAACTGGTTAAAACGCTGCTCACTCACAAAGATCTACTAAACCCCAAAACTCGGATCCTAGCTAGGAAGATTATCGACAAGGTTGTCCAAGAGCTTAAAGAGAAGATGAAGGTTCAAGTCGAGGCGGCGATTACCGGAGCGATACGTCGCGACAAGCATTCGCCACGTCGTGTTTTTCGCAACCTCGATTTGCCAATGACGCTGCGGCGAAACCTAAAGAACTACGATTCGAAAAGCGGACGACTACTTGTCGACCAACTCTTTTTCTTTGCTGCGGAACGCAACAAACGCCCATGGCACATTATCGTGACCGTCGACCAGTCGGGATCGATGTTGGACTCCGCAATTTTCTCTGCCGTGATGGCTTCTATCTTTGCCGAATTACCCGCCGTGAAAACCTCGTTGGTGCTATTTGACACCGACATTGTGGATCTGTCTGACCAAGTCGGTCAGCCCGTTGACGTTTTACTTTCGATTCAACTTGGCGGCGGTACTGACATCACACAAGCCTTGCAGTATTCGCACCAACTGGTTCGTGAACCGGCAAAATCAATTGTCGTTCTGATTACAGATTTTTACGAAGGTCGCGCAGAGAATGACCTTGTCCGACAAACCCGGGCGATGGCCGATTCGGGTATCCGTATGATCGGTCTGGGAGCATTGGGCTATAACGCGCGACCGGAATACAACCGTTCAACGGCACGCAAATGCCGCAAGGCAGGGATGGACATCCTCTCGTGCACGCCAGAGAAGCTGGCCGAATGCATGGGGCAGATCATCCGAAGCTGACTGCGAATCGAAGAAATCGCAATCGACATTAACCAGTGTAGTGGATCTTGTTAAAGATCCTGCAGAAGCTAATCCATCATTCCAGGATCTTTAACAAAATCCACTACGCCAAGATCCGCCTTGCATCTATTTTGCGATCGACTTGTTTGCAGACGATCAGTTTCGCATCTTAATAAAGCCGGATGCGAACTTTCCGGCCGCTTCAAAGACTTCCACAGGAATAACAGCGTTCGCTTCGACTTGCCCAGACTTGATTTCAACGGTCCAACCCACCGGTGGAGTCGCAGGAAACTCTGGCAACTGAAATCCCTGGGGTGAGATTTCGCTGATAAGTTGGCTGGCGAAGGTTGCCGTGCCAGACGGACTCCAGTAGCCAACAAATTGTGGGCTTGAAGGCAACATTGCGGAGGTCGTTTTGATGTATTCACTTTCGGATAGCGATGCACTCTTCCCATCCGATTCCCATGCAGCAACCAGCATGTCGGGACTTGTGTAGCCAATCAAAACTGTTTTGGCATCCACCGCCCCGGCATACATCACCAGTTCATTCGCGCCGAACATCTTGACCATCATCGCGTTCACCATCGCTTTTTGCTCAGGCGGAACTTGTGTCATCTGATCGAATGGCATTGTGATTTTCAGAGCACGATGGCCTTGTAGTGTTACCTCTTCGACATTGATTCCA
This is a stretch of genomic DNA from Stieleria sp. JC731. It encodes these proteins:
- a CDS encoding pentapeptide repeat-containing protein produces the protein MAKKKKAAASKAWFKPRFTGQRLCFTGKPGGYGDSRADFESWARDEGAEIEKTINDKVDQLVVLEKGATAGTVKKAAALNNKGAAIVTISESDFREAFVPDEDEIVALVAAGDLGRQRLQELFQRSHSYYYGKGESIDLTSTNLRGADLVDLNLRPVKLDGADLRESHLKTLETGILRSVRMDKAHGEHFRPSGMTNCSCKAANLPHMFVGYQTYGNKQDLSDCDFTGANLDDSYFGYVKVIRTTFKRAILTEADFPSASLTEVDFTSADLSQSELTNVTIKDSAFTRAKLCQVKLSHSTLTNVNCRNADFTGASLNGTVFKDVDLTGAKFGDTLLFGTKFEGTTDISKAKGLQLPTITAVKTGKACRDLSAIVNKADAISITGAVQLKSGVVQIEIDKGNYYRSDFVSKFSIEIDGSTISDTTYLKTFTNALKHAGENWGHGELRFETIKVKSSKSAVKGKALQEAVIAALAEVFDTDIPSDDDLKAAKKKSQAKSDQIKQDLLDEIRGGKAGVAAFNARDNQVLVDKKQNQLRNEDFSSAKLAGLSAESFDFQGSKFNSAALRKADLQWAKLKKTDFSAADLRDANLKGAVATEATFSLAKLQKANLEWCTLDKANFEGADLTGANLADASLKGTQFANAKLKDVTWEDNVFDEKTAFPNGFEIPETLKFAGIGIDPRIAEALPSIDEEVIDFDSFMDRLKLTVDKSRLSKSMKMLKADRFELFSEVSDEAFRGVVKSQTDASLVYSCQLTSAGEFTCCTQNLNPCGGLRGALCKHLLVLIVGLTKGGMLDANKAATWAHTSLGKKPELDKDQMSEVLLKYKGAEAGEVDWRPMETIPEDYYAF
- a CDS encoding ATP-binding protein, translating into MAKKKTVKKKAASRSGTTQPAKSTEQVREPAEVRYADQIESLIQNDQTTPPRAWRLSPRAVLDYIVGGKTLKATINGKSQQVEITRKFFGDDSIVERAIVTLASERALLLVGEPGTGKSWLSEHLAAAISGNSTLTIQGTAGTTEEHIKYSWNIARVIAEGPTPNNLIPSPTMVAMHSGGLLRFEEVTRCVPDVQDSLVSILSDKAIAVPELPDANMVWAKPGFNVIATANSRDQGVNELSAALKRRFNYIHIPIVADQKTEVEIVQQRSAELIQQYELPVQISPPIIKMLATVFREIRNGKSSEGVSVKQPTTTLSTAEAIGCALDAALHARFFGSGKVNPGDIARNMIGSIVKEDTADLAVLKEYVTIVAKKRARSDKAWQEFHDAIVSQLN
- a CDS encoding DUF5682 family protein, which produces MSISEFESAADQIEVDVQAVARLVDSVLSADLYWFPVRHHSPSVAKHLEMAIHARKPKLIFIEGPAEANSLIPFIVDSQSKPPIAIYSSYRDDDNVLGLAGVASPAEDIPPRFSCWYPLLSYSPEYVAMLAAKKVGAEVRFMDLPHHALLTPADQFIEHPQEPVEQEADESKPVIPKQVIQREDESLFVESSFYQQLAKAAGYKTWAEAWDTLFESRDWKDDVEAFRLEMATFCAAVRSTTSPDRIATDGTLPRERFMMQTIRETLKSQKLKPRDAMVVCGGFHLFLDQNDDQPPPVQPEGTLYSTVVPYSFFRVSELSGYAAGNRAPQFYQSMWELTKSEQLDDLLAQYVVAVLNRARRSGESVSSADAISVSQHARMLAQLRGRPVPILDDIQDALVTCCCKGNPQDEGTQLLKAIDFVNIGTKVGRVTAKLGRLPIVNDFYSQIDDLQLDEVMGKEKQLTVSLDKRDKQDERRSVLLHRLCFLEIPLVKQIDAPNTEFATGTLFKERWSLKWNPKVEPTLVEQNLYGDSIEAAVLAKLHEEVARDEGHAGRTCGHLRRSIEMDLPNLVAEVQVACGDAIDSDSRFVSLTTALGHLLVIDRFATYRNLRRDELQELIVLAFDRACFSITDVCNVPEDQQPPVIDALLSLADIMLKSEGDQFSRDLFAENVRSAAEESTVPFLRGAFLGMLTEIRSLPAQELANEISAYASAAPEQMIHAGDFLDGVMSVSRTSIMLGADSLVSSIDDLLKAADWDTFLIMIPKMRAAFERLHPAQTDTLALRVATSYGLAEEASSLTELNTSLEAAALIASIDSEVAKIMTRWNF
- a CDS encoding VWA domain-containing protein; the encoded protein is MSINPDDHHTLARWRLVLGRAAESHSITCEGDDQCARIEQLVGFLFDEPSDPAQSRGRSKTRQGGLGKGRALTVPEWVDHVAELFPHSAKEILEKELVQRRGISELLDQPKLLEKIEPNMELVKTLLTHKDLLNPKTRILARKIIDKVVQELKEKMKVQVEAAITGAIRRDKHSPRRVFRNLDLPMTLRRNLKNYDSKSGRLLVDQLFFFAAERNKRPWHIIVTVDQSGSMLDSAIFSAVMASIFAELPAVKTSLVLFDTDIVDLSDQVGQPVDVLLSIQLGGGTDITQALQYSHQLVREPAKSIVVLITDFYEGRAENDLVRQTRAMADSGIRMIGLGALGYNARPEYNRSTARKCRKAGMDILSCTPEKLAECMGQIIRS